The genomic stretch CCACCGATCACCCGATCGATCTCACGCGGTATCAGGTTGTGAATTGTTACATGGGCCGCGCCGGACTCATCAACAGCGGCGGCGCGTCGTCGGGTGAGACCGATCTCGCCGAGGCCGTGAAGACGGCGGTCATCAACAAGCGCGCGGGCGGTCAGGGCCTCATTTCAGGCCGCAAGGCCTTCCAGCGTCCGATGCGGGAAGGTGCCGCGCTCTTGAATGCGATTCAGGACGTGTATCTCTCGCCGGATGTGACCATCGCCTGACAGGCGGCTGCAGTGCATCTCTCGGGCAACGACATTCTCGGCGCGCTCCGGCCGTACGAGATTCCTCTCCTGTTCCTGTCGCTCGTCGTGGGCGCCGCCGCGTGTGCGGCGGCGCTCAGGCGGCGCGCGCGTACCGCGAGTGAGCCCAAAGCCGCGGCCGACACGGCGCTGCGTGTGACGGCCGTGGTGTGTGTCGCCTTCGCCTTGAATTCCTTCACCGACATCAGCGGCAAACTGTTCCCGCATGTGTCGTCCACCGTGTATCCCGCGGTGCGCCTGGCCTGCGTCCTTCTCTGGGTCGGCGTGGTGATGGCGCTGCTGCGCACTGTCGAGCGTCGCTTCGAGACCGCGCGCGCTTCCGCGCACATACGGCGGCAACACCCGCCCGACTGAGACGCTGAACACGGCGCGCGGAACCTGGGGCGGCGCACCGGTGTTATTCTCTCACACAGTATTTTTCAGATGTCGGGGAGGCATCCATGACAGCACCTATGAGTGTTCCGCACTCCCGCCCGCTTCAGGGCGCAACACGGCTCCGTCGTCCGGCGGCCTGCCGCGCGTCCGCCTGCGCGGAACCGCCCCGGCACTATGCGGGCATGCCCGAGGAGCACGTCTGCACCCTCTGGGAACAGCGCGCGGGCACGGGCGTGGTGATCACGAGCGCGGAGGGGCGGGAGATCCGCATCCTGTGCGCCGGCGTAAAAAATCCGCACGAAGGGCCCGATTACCTGGGCGCGCGCATCCATGTCGACGGCCGCGAGGAGGCGGGCGATATCGAGGTGCATGTGCGCGAGGGCGACTGGAAGCGCCATGGCCACGGCGACGATCCGCGGTATCGCGGCGTGATTCTGCACGTGGTTCTGCTTCGTGAACGGGGGCTGCCGGGCCCTGTGTTTGCGCATACCGTCGTGCTGCCCGACATCCTCGATAGGAAACTCCGCACTGCGTGGGTCTCGCTCCTCGAGGTGCTGCCCGCGCGGGCGCATCCCTGCGCCGACACGGCTGCGTACCTGCACCCCTCGCGTCGCGAGGCGGCGCTGCTGCTTGCCGCGGCCTCACGCTTTGCGCGTAAAAACGCGCGTATCGCCGCGCGGCTTGGCGCGTGCTCCGCGTCGCGTCCGGTCGCCGAGGCGCGCATGCAGGTCCTCTACGAACTGTTCGCGCGCGCCTGCGGCTACGGCGGGAACGAGAGCGCGATGGAGGCACTGGCCGCGTCATCCCCGCTCACGCAGTTCGAGGGCGTCTATGCCGAGGTGTTCCACGCGCTGTGCGCGCGGGCGGAACAGTTCTCCATACCAGCCGCGAACGGCGCGCCGCCCGATGGGCATGGCGGCCTGGTGTGGCACAGCCGTGGTGTGCGGCCGCACAATGCGGTACAGCGGCGCCTTGCCCAACTTGCGGCGTATATCTGCGCCCTGCGTGACGACTCGCTGTACACGGCCCTGCGCCACGCCCTGTGTGTTGCACCCGCGCAACTCCCGGCGCTGCTCGAGTCCGCGTGTACACAGTCCGCTGCCGCTGCTCCGGGCGAGGGTCGGAGGACGGAAATCCTTGTCAATGTTGTGGCGCCGTTCTACGCGGTGACCGGCGCGCAGGACGGAAACGCCGCCCTCGTGCAGGCAGCGGCGGCGCTGTACTTTCATACGCCCGGGGCCGCATCCAATCACAAGACGCGCGCGCTGGGCTACCTCTGTCCCGCGGGCGAAATGCTCGACTCGATGACACAGCAGGCACTTGTCGAACTTCACGATACGTTCTGCACCGCGGGGCGCTGCGCTTCCTGTCTGCTGTCCTCTCCGTGACACAACACAGGGAATGTGATCCGGTCGCGGTACTTTCTTTGCCTTCCATCCCGAAATAGCGTATTTTTTTTGTGAATTTCTTCTCTTTCATCGGCGGAGGCAGTGGAACGGATCCGCCGTATCCCGGATTCCCGCTCCGGGGACGCAGCCTGCCGACGCTGCGGACGATGTCACGACTTGCCAGAAGGAGCCGTCTCATGGAAAACGAGATGACCGAAAAACGAGCACAAAAAAAAGGCGTTTCAAAGGCCGCATTCAGGCGGTTGCCCCATTATCACCAGATAGTGACGGCGTACAACGTCCTCGGTCGTGCCTACATTTCCAGCAAGGAACTGTCGCAGATCCTCGAAATCAATGAGACCCTTGTGCGCAAGGACATGGCCGATCTGGAGATCCGCGGCCGGCAGAATCAGGGATATTCGATACCGCTCATGCGCAAATCGATCGAGGACTTTCTCGGTTTGCAGGAAATCACCGAGGCGCTGATCATAGGGGCGGGCTATCTCGGCAAGGCGCTGGCGCTGTATCAGGGCTTCGAACAGTACGGCCTGCGCATCGCGGGCGTGCTCGACAACGATCCGCAAAAAATCGGATCCTATGTCGGCAAATACGAGGTGTTGTCGGTGTTCCGCCTCGCGAGCATCATCGAGAGAAACAAGATCAAGGTTGTCGTGATAACGGTGCCCAAGGCTGCCGCGCAGGAAGTG from Ignavibacteriota bacterium encodes the following:
- a CDS encoding DUF2851 family protein gives rise to the protein MTAPMSVPHSRPLQGATRLRRPAACRASACAEPPRHYAGMPEEHVCTLWEQRAGTGVVITSAEGREIRILCAGVKNPHEGPDYLGARIHVDGREEAGDIEVHVREGDWKRHGHGDDPRYRGVILHVVLLRERGLPGPVFAHTVVLPDILDRKLRTAWVSLLEVLPARAHPCADTAAYLHPSRREAALLLAAASRFARKNARIAARLGACSASRPVAEARMQVLYELFARACGYGGNESAMEALAASSPLTQFEGVYAEVFHALCARAEQFSIPAANGAPPDGHGGLVWHSRGVRPHNAVQRRLAQLAAYICALRDDSLYTALRHALCVAPAQLPALLESACTQSAAAAPGEGRRTEILVNVVAPFYAVTGAQDGNAALVQAAAALYFHTPGAASNHKTRALGYLCPAGEMLDSMTQQALVELHDTFCTAGRCASCLLSSP
- a CDS encoding redox-sensing transcriptional repressor Rex, giving the protein MENEMTEKRAQKKGVSKAAFRRLPHYHQIVTAYNVLGRAYISSKELSQILEINETLVRKDMADLEIRGRQNQGYSIPLMRKSIEDFLGLQEITEALIIGAGYLGKALALYQGFEQYGLRIAGVLDNDPQKIGSYVGKYEVLSVFRLASIIERNKIKVVVITVPKAAAQEVTDIAVRAGVKAVWNFTPTELQVPAGVYVRNEQIVAGFMAISYYLKTLSRTPDTDAV